gtcaaatactgatttccctcattaacatgcaaatcaatgtataacttttttgaaatgcgtttttctggatttttttgttgttattctgtctctcactgttaaaatacacctaccattaaaattatagactgatcatttctttgtcagtgggcaaacgtacaaaatcagcaggggatcaaatacttttttcccccactgtatatatataaaaaaataaagataatcaTCCGACAGCGGAGCTGCACCCATCTGCTGGAACCAGGCTGAGCAGTAACACACTCTCGCAGGGGGGGCAGCGTTACGCCCTGCTGACAGCGCACAGCTGGTGGGGCATGGGGTTGGTGATGAAGCCCACATCGGGGGTGAGATCCAGCTCAGACACTGCCGTGCCTGGTGGGGGTGTGAAGGTGAATCTCTGCAGCAGAGAGGTGAAGAACAGGAACAGCTCCATCCGGGCCAGACTCTCTCCCAGACAAGCCCTGGGCCCTGGGGACCAAGTGAGGGCCACAGGGTCAGTCAACCGTATTATTGTGacacagtgtgttgtgttgtgcagtCTTGCACTGATAATGATAGGTGCTCCGTACCTGCAGAAAATGGCATGAAGGCGTCCCTCTTCAATAGCTTCCCCTCGGAGTCCAGGAAGTGACCGGGGTTGAACTGGTGGGGGGTTTCCCACTGAGTCTCGTCCTGCAGCACAGAGGTCAGAAAGGGCCACACGGGGGTCCCCTGCGGCACAGCAACACAAACCAACCCGTGAGGCTTCTTACTCACCGCACCCCCGCACTCAGTGCACAGAGCCGAGTCCACAGACACCTCACTGTGTCAACAGCCCTCAGAGGGGCTCAGGCTTGTATAGAAAAGAATCCTGTGTGTAATTTTACTTCCCCTGCTCAACAACGATGAGAAGAGGCAAACCACTTGCAAAGTTAACAAAcatttacttaaataaaataaacttatttTCCGTGATACAGAAGAAAACCATTGAAAAATCCCCAGTTCCTAAGTAATGTCTTTTTCCAtcgatttgtttttaaatagcaCTGTGCCTTGCCTTTCTGATGAAGTAGCCCTGGAAGTGCACATCGCAGGAGGTGGCGTGGGGTAGGTTGAGGGGGAGGATGTTGGCAAACCTCTGGACCTCGTGGATGACCGCATCTGTGTAGGCCATGCCCTTCCTGTCCTCCACCCTGGGCGGCCGGCCGCCAATCACGCGGCTGATCTCTTCCTGCACCTTCTCTGTGTGGAAACAAGAGCACAGGGGCGTCACTTCTCATTTACCCACTTGGTCTAGCGGTTTCATCAGCTGCATGTGTATTGGGTTTGTTTGGGCTCCCCATCCTCAGGCCCACCCGCCTTACCCTGGATGTGGGGGTACTTGGCCATGAGCAGCAGCCCCCAGCGCAGAGTGGTGCTGGTGGTGTCGGTGCCGGCGACGAAGAGGTTGGACACAATGTGGATCAGATTGAGCTCATGGAAATGCGAACCCTCCTGCCCAGATTCCTGATGGAAAATATTAATGGAAATGAACAGTGAAGAGCGACGCAGACAGAAGCCCCTCTGGTGGGCAGCAGGAGCTCCTCAGATCTTCTTACCTGATGATTTTCCCATCAGGGAGAATAATGTCCTGGTGAAGTGGAAGGAGAGGAAGCAAGAGGCAGCCCACTCACTTACCTGTTGCTGCCGGATCAGAAACGAATCGATCAGCCCCCGCTTGTCATTCACGTTTAAGGACATCTGCAGTTCCCTCACAAAGCCTCTGATATTGGCCAGGTTTTCCTTAACGATGTTCCGAAATGCCCTCCTGTCTCTCAGTAAGAACCCCAGGAAGGGGAAGGCATTGTACAACTACaacgaaaaataaataaattaaacaaacaaatcattataatacaataataataataataataataataataataatagtcctgattttatatacaatatattttatagatttaaaaaaaacaccatgaTATTCTtattaaggaaaacaaaagtaaatCAACTGCCTTTAAAAAAAGAGACTGCCTTCAATGATCctcctgttttgtttctttacgcCACGTGTTATGAGACCCACTCCTTCACCGGGCAAGCTTGGCCCACACACGATTCGAAGCGTGCGTCGAGTTTGAAGGAATTTGTAAgcttcacaaattacaaattgcTGACTGAAAAGCTGGCTAAtagatatattttataatagatCAAACCATAAAAGTCATATTATAGATTTACTTGTAAGTACAGAATACTGGCAAAAGGAAGCGTTGTGTTACAATGGTTTACCTGCATTTGAGGTGACATCGAGAGACTGACCCTCTCATTCGCTTTGTTAACCATGGCCTGAAAAACCGGGTCGTCATAATCAAACCTGGTGCCGTACACTATGGACGATATAATGTTCGAAACCGCACGATTCACTGGGTCCTTCACGTCAAATGGTTTGCCTGCCAAAAGGAAGGGAAATGTATAAGACCCGACTTCAATCAGGTTGATTGTTCCCCCAGAAAAGCCCTCGACCTTTTGCACAGATCTCTTCAAATTGCAGACCTACAGTCCTGTACAATAGGATGTGTTAGCAAGCCAGCAACCTCATATAGAAGTGGCATCGTTTACAAGGCCAGATGTCAATAGCAGAGTGTACATGTGCACACGCAGCGAATTTGGGTATCTATGAGTTGGACATAGAATTTGAATGTTTCCACAAGCAGGTCTTACGAAGAACTCAGTGACCGCTAGGATTCATGTGACCTGGTGGAGCAGGGTCAGTGCGTCTGCGCAGCGCATGGCTGTCTCTGTGCAATTGTACACGCTCAATggattgtttaaaaacaaccaCAACTATACACATTGTTTCTTGAGATTTGTATACATTAGTTACACTTACTATAGGAtgtaaatatacagtgaggggaaaaagtatttgatcccctgctgattttgtacgtttgcccactgacaaagaaatgatcagtctataattttaatggtaggtgtattttaacagtgagagacagaataacagcaaaaaaatccagaaaaacgcatttcaaaaaagttataaattgatttgcatgttaatgagggaaataagtatttgaccccttcgacttagtacttggtggcaaaacccttgttggcaatcacagaggtcagacgtttcttgtagttggccaccaggtttgcacacatctcaggagggattttgtcccactcctctttgcagatcctctccaagtcattaaggtttcgaggctgaagtttggcaactcgaaccttcagctccctccacagattctctatgggattaaggtctggagactggctaggccacttgttgattgatagggggtcaaatacttatttatatatatttatacttaatataaataaactatCCATATAACGTGCACTagtttatgattatgatttgCAACTTTTCCCCCTAAAGGGAGTCCATCACCATAATCCAGGTATATAGGCTAATATGACAGTATGAGAAATTTAATACTGATGGCAGTGATAATGAATCTGTAATATACTGCACAAATTAATTTGGGGGTCAGTTCATGAAGCTGCCTTAAAAAAGTTCAAATTCTCACAATTGACAATACAGTTAAAGTTTGTTAAAGTGTGAGTTTGCTAAATCTAAACCATGTTTATTGCATATGAATTGATAATTTAATTATGCTCTTTTGGGTGAGCAGCAACATTCCCAGGTTAATCTTGTATTGTCCACGGTACAGTATAATGATgtttcacaaatatatatatatatatatatatatttatattcacacTATTCACATTTATTCACACTACATTTTATTCATTTGGTTTTCACGGTTTTAAATTTGTCCCTAGTTTTGTTGAGCCTAAGAACTCTCATTTAAGGTTTAGTTTTAAGCATGAGGCAATATAAAGGTTGCTGATGAAGTGGGTGCAGTATAATTACATCAAAATTCATATTTGTGAATTTCTACTTCCTCAAGGTTATTGGGAACATATCACTCTTGAATCTTGAGGTGCTGGTAAATGTACCGACTGAAAAAATAAGTTAAAGCACCTATGCGATGTACCCTAGTTTTCTAATCGTTATGTACACAATATTTGGGACAATATGTCCTTCTGctgtgtgagaaaagaaaacagcagTGCACTGTTCAAAGTCTAACAGGATGTTCATGCCAAGTCCTAGAGTGCCAAGTTAATTTGCCACATGTAtttagtaaaatgtatttagaaaCATTGACCAGAATTATACTTTGGTGTTGGTCTAGATCAATCCCACACACTTGTGAATATAAGATGTGAAGCTGTTACCTCCCTGTTGTTCAAAGACCTCAGACAGGTAGTTCATTTCTTCCATGATCTTTTCCTCACTTCCTTTCCTTCCCATCCCGAAATCCCGCATATTAGACAGAGAAAACCTCCTCATCTCCTTCCAGGACTCCCCGTTTGCAAAAAGCACACCTGTATCGAAGCGCCAcagaatcacacattcagatcATCACTGTTACGTCAAAAAACTGAAACCGTTACATcactgttttttgacttgtgaAATTCAGACGCACTGAGTTTATATTGAAACTGTTTAATTCATTAATGAATTACCATGTCCTTCACTGGAATCATAAAACACTGGCAGCATGTCTCTGTCCCCAAACTCCTCCGCGTGGTTAATGAGCACGTCCTTCACGGTTTCGTATCCCGCCAGAACCACCACCTTCCTCGGGCCCAGGTGGATAGTAAACACACTGCCGTATTTCTTAGACAACtgaaagtataataataataatataatgcttATTAGACCAGCCAAACAGTTGAACAATTTCAAGTAACCATGTTGCACTATTACTGACATTGAAAAACACACTGAACTTATTTAAAGACGCTCTTCTGGTCTGACTTCCTGAAACACTATACTTCAGAAGCAGCATTATCAGACACCAAGCCAAGGAAGACAGAACAGGACAGGGCAGCGGTTTCACTAAAGGCTGATTAGGATAACGGGCAGCTGAAGGGTAGTTTTGTCCTACTGATGAACATATACAAAAATAGAACACAAACcacaacataaaaaacattagAAGTGTTCAGTGTGCTACAATGTGAAATGAGTGTTTAGATGTTACTGAATCACAAGAGCTCAATGTGATATGACACTGAACTTTACCTGCATGAGGGACCTGTAGGGCCTTTTCAAATCCAGCTGGTGCAGATTCCCTATGATGGGCAGCGGAAAGGGGCCCGGGGGCGCTTTCAGAGCAGACGAGCCGGCCGCAGGGAAGACGTGGATCAGGACATGGATCAGGACCAGGACCAGCAGCGCCGCCAGC
This sequence is a window from Amia ocellicauda isolate fAmiCal2 chromosome 17, fAmiCal2.hap1, whole genome shotgun sequence. Protein-coding genes within it:
- the LOC136712373 gene encoding cytochrome P450 2K1, with product MENPGAGLRGEGREQEEGNTQANRWFDRKITSAIEEQQSVHQNKSVAVPRKRWEVRQLSTMATEEGLLQMVSVALLAALLVLVLIHVLIHVFPAAGSSALKAPPGPFPLPIIGNLHQLDLKRPYRSLMQLSKKYGSVFTIHLGPRKVVVLAGYETVKDVLINHAEEFGDRDMLPVFYDSSEGHGVLFANGESWKEMRRFSLSNMRDFGMGRKGSEEKIMEEMNYLSEVFEQQGGKPFDVKDPVNRAVSNIISSIVYGTRFDYDDPVFQAMVNKANERVSLSMSPQMQLYNAFPFLGFLLRDRRAFRNIVKENLANIRGFVRELQMSLNVNDKRGLIDSFLIRQQQESGQEGSHFHELNLIHIVSNLFVAGTDTTSTTLRWGLLLMAKYPHIQEKVQEEISRVIGGRPPRVEDRKGMAYTDAVIHEVQRFANILPLNLPHATSCDVHFQGYFIRKGTPVWPFLTSVLQDETQWETPHQFNPGHFLDSEGKLLKRDAFMPFSAGPRACLGESLARMELFLFFTSLLQRFTFTPPPGTAVSELDLTPDVGFITNPMPHQLCAVSRA